A genome region from Megalobrama amblycephala isolate DHTTF-2021 linkage group LG16, ASM1881202v1, whole genome shotgun sequence includes the following:
- the abhd15a gene encoding protein ABHD15 translates to MLEWIGAACFMILMAILWPVVKCFGAESHSTLLLPRRESKRSAERCDSKLEAQGESATVALICKPSALANYLLKHCMTFCKSLSIPKWNWRMSSSLQTVYGALWPFDCPVHFIRDHLQLSDDGLVALDWAVVGTAHHKRRRTSSNSTSPVLLIIPNSFGKVTRNVLKLCEAALSHGYLPVIFNRRSQNGTPLCTVKLQQFGDPTDLREAVRYIRYRQPAGQIYAVSESTGSGLLLSYLGECGSSSYVTAAACLSPVFRCQSWFESGPTWPFHSALLLYQKICLSRYKTVLGELVHTDNLFSSCSLKAMEEALFCHSGLKGATTEGAGSWEAYWERNDPLRDIDEVAIPVLCVCSQDDPIRGDDQATLPLELFESNPHFFLLLTAHGGHCGFSTSDEGPIVWSHQALLEFFRATTDFFAAEERAKLAARRRGVSGAGKTFRHRSVSTCKRLPVCSHNIHAIYNWQRSYTR, encoded by the exons ATGCTGGAATGGATTGGTGCTGCttgttttatgattttaatgGCCATACTCTggccagtggtgaagtgttttggAGCAGAGAGTCACTCCACGCTGCTGCTTCCACGGCGCGAGAGCAAAAGATCCGCGGAGAGATGCGACTCGAAACTAGAGGCACAAGGTGAATCAGCCACAGTCGCCTTGATATGCAAGCCCTCTGCACTGGCAAACTACCTTCTCAAACATTGCATGACTTTTTGCAAGTCTTTATCGATACCAAAATGGAACTGGCGAATGAGTTCGTCTTTACAAACTGTTTACGGCGCTTTGTGGCCGTTTGACTGTCCTGTGCATTTCATCCGAGATCATTTGCAGTTGAGTGATGATGGACTCGTGGCGTTAGACTGGGCTGTTGTTGGTACAGCACATCACAAGAGGCGCAGGACTTCCAGTAATTCCACAAGTCCAGTTCTGCTTATCATTCCCAACTCTTTTGGGAAAGTCACCAGGAATGTGCTAAAG CTCTGTGAGGCAGCTCTGAGTCACGGCTACCTTCCTGTGATCTTCAACCGCCGGAGTCAGAACGGGACACCGCTCTGTACTGTCAAGCTGCAGCAGTTCGGCGACCCGACCGACCTGCGGGAAGCTGTGCGCTACATTCGGTACCGACAGCCGGCAGGCCAGATCTACGCTGTGAGCGAGAGCACTGGTTCAGGACTCCTCCTGTCCTACTTGGGCGAATGCGGCTCCTCCAGCTATGTGACGGCTGCGGCCTGCCTGTCTCCTGTTTTCCGCTGCCAGAGCTGGTTTGAGAGCGGCCCGACCTGGCCGTTCCACTCGGCACTCCTACTTTACCAAAAAATCTGCCTCAGCAG GTACAAAACTGTGCTCGGGGAGCTTGTCCACACAGACAACTTATTCTCCAGCTGCTCTTTGAAGGCAATGGAGGAGGCTCTGTTCTGTCATTCTGGCTTAAAAGGGGCGACAACGGAGGGAGCAGGTAGCTGGGAGGCGTATTGGGAGCGGAACGACCCTCTGAGGGACATAGATGAAGTGGCCATtcctgtgctgtgtgtgtgcagccAGGACGACCCCATCCGAGGGGATGACCAGGCCACGCTACCGTTAGAGCTTTTTGAGAGCAATCCGCATTTCTTCCTGCTTTTGACTGCCCACGGAGGCCACTGTGGCTTCTCCACATCAGACGAGGGCCCGATCGTCTGGAGCCACCAGGCTTTACTGGAGTTCTTTCGCGCTACCACCGATTTCTTCGCCGCGGAGGAGCGTGCCAAGCTGGCGGCCCGGCGGAGGGGTGTGAGCGGGGCTGGCAAGACTTTCCGCCATCGCAGCGTCAGCACATGCAAAAGACTGCCCGTCTGCTCGCATAACATTCACGCCATTTACAACTGGCAGAGGTCCTACACCAGATGA